The following proteins come from a genomic window of Aequorivita marisscotiae:
- a CDS encoding NAD(P)H-hydrate dehydratase — MKIFSAAQLSQADKITIEKQDITSEALMERAGEQVFNWLHTHLDGAPVTIRIFCGIGNNGGDGLVIGRLLIEHGYKVVVYVVNFSDKRSKNFLLNYNKIKNVTKDWPILMTSQADFPEISDEDMIVDAIFGIGLNRSPEGWVRKLIQYLNANQAFKLSVDIPSGLYANLPLKDKEAVLKADHTLTFQTAKLCFFLPETAPFVSNFNILEIGLDLDFIKNTEPIAQLISKPEAQAFYQPRNKFDHKGTFGHVLIVGGSYGKIGAAVLSTSAAFKIGAGMVTAFVPECGYSILQSTIPEAMVITDKEEKFISNIETDFKPSAIAIGMGLGKNKATVAALKKVLQLKDIPFVIDADALNIISENKSLLDFLPSNSILTPHPGELKRLIGTWKNDYDKLKKAKKFSEKHQVVLIIKGAYTITVYENKLYINTSGNPGMGTAGSGDALSGVIAGLLSQGYDPLLASVFGVYMHGSAGDIATGQLGFEAVMAGDIVENISEAYLELFSREEAHEQSQ, encoded by the coding sequence ATGAAAATATTTTCCGCGGCACAATTAAGCCAAGCAGATAAAATAACTATTGAAAAACAAGATATAACTTCGGAAGCCTTAATGGAGCGTGCTGGAGAACAGGTATTTAACTGGTTACACACACACTTGGATGGTGCGCCTGTTACTATTCGAATTTTTTGTGGAATTGGCAATAATGGTGGGGATGGATTAGTAATTGGCAGGTTATTGATTGAGCACGGTTATAAGGTTGTAGTGTATGTTGTGAATTTTAGCGATAAACGCTCAAAGAACTTCTTGTTGAATTACAACAAAATTAAAAATGTTACAAAAGATTGGCCTATACTAATGACAAGCCAAGCCGATTTTCCAGAGATAAGCGACGAAGATATGATTGTTGATGCAATTTTTGGAATTGGATTGAATCGCAGCCCCGAAGGTTGGGTAAGAAAATTGATTCAATATTTAAATGCAAACCAAGCATTTAAGCTATCAGTAGATATTCCAAGCGGTCTTTATGCTAATTTACCTCTAAAAGATAAGGAAGCCGTATTGAAAGCAGATCACACTCTTACATTTCAAACAGCTAAATTATGTTTCTTTTTGCCGGAAACAGCGCCCTTTGTCTCTAATTTTAATATTTTGGAGATTGGTTTAGATTTAGATTTTATAAAAAACACGGAACCTATAGCACAATTAATATCGAAACCTGAAGCGCAAGCTTTTTATCAGCCACGAAATAAATTTGATCATAAAGGTACATTTGGCCACGTGTTGATAGTAGGTGGAAGCTACGGAAAAATTGGCGCCGCGGTGCTTTCCACTAGTGCAGCATTTAAGATTGGTGCAGGAATGGTTACTGCTTTTGTGCCAGAATGTGGTTATTCCATTTTACAATCCACAATTCCGGAAGCAATGGTAATTACAGATAAGGAAGAAAAATTTATAAGTAATATTGAAACAGACTTTAAACCTTCGGCCATCGCAATTGGAATGGGCCTCGGAAAAAATAAAGCCACAGTTGCAGCCTTAAAAAAAGTATTGCAGCTGAAAGACATACCTTTTGTTATAGATGCCGATGCTTTAAATATTATTTCGGAAAATAAATCGCTGTTAGATTTTCTTCCGTCCAATTCTATATTAACACCGCATCCCGGAGAGCTAAAACGACTGATTGGTACTTGGAAAAATGATTATGACAAACTAAAAAAGGCAAAAAAGTTTTCAGAAAAACATCAAGTGGTCCTAATAATCAAAGGTGCATATACCATAACAGTTTACGAAAACAAACTGTATATAAATACTTCTGGAAACCCAGGTATGGGAACGGCGGGTAGCGGCGATGCATTGAGCGGAGTTATTGCAGGCTTGCTTTCGCAAGGATACGATCCTTTGTTGGCTTCGGTATTTGGAGTATATATGCACGGCAGTGCTGGCGATATTGCCACCGGGCAATTGGGGTTTGAGGCGGTAATGGCTGGCGATATAGTTGAAAATATTTCAGAGGCATACTTGGAGCTATTTTCAAGAGAAGAGGCTCATGAGCAATCACAATAG
- a CDS encoding OmpA family protein has translation MKKLIFPLLLFSALFLYAQEEQSFEYNKWSVELAGGLHKPGKPFAANYGTDTPSFGQFSLGARYMFNNRAGLKLDFGYSTLQESDNSLPFKTNYYRVSLQGVANVGSVLNFENWTNRIGLLAHGGIGYSLLSPKEPIDRDGNDQMLHAIIGLSPQIKLGDRVALTTDVSMIGNVRQDYTWDGTTTTRIRGFDGMMVNFSVGLTFYLGKHDKHADWATEASIIEDRLADHEERISKIETDLIDTDQDGVPDYLDREPNTISGVTVDSKGVAVDKNENGIPDELESPLDARYVKIGSTISDDRGTIEELLNKGYVNVYFKFNSDKPETYSLEAINYLIKYMKDHPSANAELIGYADEIGSPDYNQALSENRAKRVYEILIASGVAESRLSYRGGGEDTTVDKSSSPARQLVRRVTFRLK, from the coding sequence ATGAAAAAATTAATCTTTCCGTTATTACTATTTTCCGCGCTTTTTCTTTACGCCCAAGAAGAGCAATCATTTGAATATAACAAATGGTCTGTTGAACTAGCAGGTGGGTTACACAAACCGGGCAAACCGTTTGCAGCAAATTATGGCACGGACACACCTAGTTTTGGGCAATTTAGCTTAGGCGCACGTTATATGTTTAACAATCGCGCGGGTCTAAAATTAGATTTTGGCTATAGTACACTTCAAGAAAGTGATAATAGCCTTCCTTTTAAAACAAATTATTATAGAGTTTCCTTACAGGGTGTCGCCAATGTAGGTTCTGTATTAAATTTTGAAAATTGGACAAACAGAATAGGCCTTTTAGCCCACGGGGGTATAGGGTATTCATTATTGAGTCCAAAGGAACCGATAGACCGTGACGGCAACGATCAAATGTTGCATGCTATTATCGGATTATCACCACAAATAAAACTTGGAGATCGGGTTGCTTTAACAACCGATGTATCTATGATTGGTAACGTTCGTCAAGATTATACTTGGGACGGTACAACTACTACTAGAATTCGAGGATTTGATGGAATGATGGTTAATTTTTCTGTTGGACTCACTTTCTACTTAGGTAAACATGACAAACACGCAGATTGGGCTACCGAAGCAAGCATTATTGAAGATAGACTTGCAGACCACGAAGAAAGAATTTCGAAAATAGAAACCGATCTTATAGATACAGATCAAGATGGTGTTCCAGATTATTTAGACCGTGAGCCAAACACTATTTCAGGTGTTACGGTAGATAGCAAAGGTGTAGCTGTGGACAAAAATGAAAATGGTATTCCAGATGAACTTGAAAGTCCGTTAGATGCTAGATACGTTAAAATTGGTAGCACCATTTCTGATGATCGCGGAACCATTGAAGAATTACTGAACAAAGGTTATGTAAATGTTTACTTCAAATTTAATAGCGATAAGCCCGAAACCTATTCTTTGGAAGCTATTAACTATTTAATTAAATATATGAAAGATCATCCTTCTGCAAATGCTGAACTTATAGGTTATGCAGATGAAATAGGATCTCCAGATTATAACCAAGCACTTTCGGAAAATAGAGCAAAACGCGTATATGAAATATTAATTGCTTCCGGCGTTGCAGAAAGTAGATTAAGCTATCGAGGCGGTGGCGAAGATACTACCGTAGATAAATCATCTTCACCTGCTAGACAATTAGTGCGTAGAGTTACTTTTAGATTGAAATAA
- a CDS encoding DUF2461 domain-containing protein, which translates to MNPTIPKSAFNFLLKLKSNNNRDWMAAHKKEYLSNEKALKSVYAEIENRLNRTDEIAKIKIFRINRDIRFSNDKTPYNVHRSVSFSRAGAQRRGGYYLRLEPGNSYLAGGFFAPNTEDLFRIRKEFELDSLEIRKILNQKDFKIAFEGFNKNNAVKTAPRGFNKDDANIDLIKLKKFVVTHHFSDSEVLASDFIENVIYHYQLLRQFFDYMSDVLTTDLNGVSVLK; encoded by the coding sequence ATGAACCCAACTATTCCTAAATCGGCATTTAATTTTTTACTTAAATTAAAAAGTAACAATAATCGCGATTGGATGGCGGCGCATAAAAAGGAATACTTGAGTAATGAAAAGGCTTTAAAAAGTGTTTATGCCGAAATTGAAAACAGATTAAACCGTACAGATGAAATAGCCAAAATTAAAATTTTCCGCATAAACCGCGATATTCGCTTTAGCAACGATAAAACACCATACAATGTACACCGAAGTGTTAGTTTTAGCAGGGCAGGAGCACAACGTCGCGGTGGGTATTACTTACGCTTGGAACCTGGAAACAGTTATTTGGCTGGTGGCTTTTTTGCTCCCAATACCGAAGACTTGTTTCGTATCCGAAAAGAGTTTGAACTGGATAGTTTGGAAATTCGAAAAATTTTAAACCAAAAGGATTTCAAAATTGCTTTTGAAGGATTTAATAAAAATAATGCAGTAAAAACAGCACCACGGGGGTTTAATAAGGATGACGCTAATATAGATTTAATTAAACTTAAAAAGTTTGTCGTAACGCACCACTTTTCAGATTCTGAAGTATTGGCTTCTGACTTTATAGAAAATGTAATTTATCACTATCAACTTCTTCGACAGTTTTTTGATTATATGAGTGATGTTTTAACAACTGATTTAAACGGGGTGTCAGTGCTTAAATAG
- a CDS encoding glyoxalase → MESRDNQLLKMRSDIASAKITSNMSSDESFQNKTLRPVIKLQHPLLLAAFKNYVTKHKNVFYGLSVEKKLDYIENAIHKDMKFRNSLKGIVIGQFTLEEFDCYIQNSSALNKRMMNIVKERLKDNLLYFDKISLLIEQE, encoded by the coding sequence ATGGAATCAAGAGATAATCAACTTTTAAAAATGCGCAGCGATATTGCCTCGGCTAAAATAACTTCAAATATGTCTTCCGACGAAAGTTTTCAGAACAAAACATTACGTCCTGTTATAAAACTACAACACCCTTTATTATTGGCTGCATTTAAAAACTATGTAACTAAACACAAAAATGTTTTTTATGGCTTAAGCGTTGAAAAGAAACTCGATTACATTGAAAATGCAATCCATAAGGATATGAAATTTAGAAATTCGCTAAAAGGTATCGTTATTGGGCAATTTACGTTAGAAGAATTTGATTGCTATATACAAAATTCGTCCGCATTAAATAAGCGCATGATGAATATTGTAAAAGAGCGGCTTAAGGATAACTTACTTTATTTTGATAAAATCAGCCTTTTAATTGAGCAGGAATAA
- a CDS encoding SOS response-associated peptidase, whose product MCYDIKASLESQLKRAKRKGDAPAIEEILEKLVPLTDLPLFHVSGFSHPELFIYTNESPEFPTVATWGLVPHWVKSEADIKKQWNNTLNARGETIFKKPSFRTSAVNNRCLIYVDGFYEHHHFKGNTYPFYIFRKDKQPMALAGLWSEWRNPDTGGILKSFSIVTTSGNALLSKIHNNPKLKASRMPVILPTELEDNWLKPINDELDIKEIQNLILEYPDDELDAHTVSKLRGKEYQGNVKSISDKVNYSELKF is encoded by the coding sequence TTGTGCTACGACATAAAAGCAAGTTTAGAATCACAGTTAAAACGAGCTAAAAGGAAAGGCGACGCACCTGCTATTGAAGAAATTTTAGAAAAGCTAGTGCCGCTCACAGATTTACCGCTTTTTCACGTATCCGGATTTAGTCATCCCGAACTATTTATTTATACTAACGAATCTCCTGAATTTCCTACCGTGGCCACTTGGGGTCTAGTGCCCCATTGGGTTAAAAGTGAGGCGGATATAAAAAAACAATGGAACAACACTCTAAACGCCAGGGGAGAAACTATATTTAAAAAACCGTCATTTCGAACGTCTGCTGTAAATAATCGCTGCTTAATTTATGTAGATGGTTTTTATGAGCACCATCATTTTAAAGGCAATACCTATCCTTTTTATATTTTTAGGAAAGACAAGCAACCCATGGCGCTTGCTGGATTGTGGAGCGAGTGGCGTAACCCAGATACGGGTGGAATTTTAAAATCGTTTTCAATTGTTACAACGAGCGGAAACGCGCTGCTGTCAAAAATTCACAATAACCCAAAATTAAAAGCTTCAAGAATGCCTGTAATTCTTCCCACCGAATTGGAGGATAATTGGTTAAAACCCATAAATGACGAACTTGATATAAAAGAAATTCAAAATTTAATACTGGAATATCCAGATGATGAATTGGACGCACATACTGTTTCGAAATTACGAGGAAAAGAATATCAGGGCAACGTAAAATCAATTTCAGATAAAGTTAACTATAGCGAACTTAAATTCTGA
- a CDS encoding TlpA family protein disulfide reductase: MKKISLALLVLVAIACKQDEKPQYSVISGTVENNTGETVFIRGNDFEFRTPISEKGTFLDTLHILKDGFYEMYVGRERTSIYLEKGKNLSVTLDANEFDETLNYSGDMANINNFLAAKYLWNEQNLDYKEIFSLPEDDFKKALSANQKSIDSIYEVKKVSNENFKKKLSEEDIYSRAILIENYEKAHGFYTGEANFKVTDGFYDALKNINYKDTLAYRNSTAYQSLLDAHFNRLVREDTISSATSENILFLKKVDEDLPNGYAKDKIMSSYLQFGLKPDETLDEAYSIYKNSEPNSENLAKLTERYNKLKTITKGRPSPTFNYENHKGGTTSLESLKGKYVYIDVWATWCGPCLREIPALKEFEKEYENKNVQVVSISIDEAKDYDKWKSMVTEKQLGGIQLMADNNWKSAFVDDYAIMGIPRFILVDPEGNIVSADAPRPSDPNLKVLLDLLL, encoded by the coding sequence AATAACACAGGCGAAACCGTTTTTATACGTGGTAACGATTTCGAATTTAGAACCCCAATCAGCGAAAAGGGAACCTTTTTAGATACACTGCATATTTTAAAAGATGGTTTTTATGAAATGTATGTAGGCCGAGAACGCACTAGTATTTATTTGGAAAAAGGGAAAAATCTTTCGGTTACTCTTGATGCCAACGAATTTGACGAAACGCTAAATTACTCAGGCGATATGGCAAATATCAATAATTTTTTAGCTGCAAAATATCTTTGGAATGAACAAAATTTAGATTACAAAGAAATATTCTCTCTGCCCGAAGACGATTTCAAAAAAGCATTGAGCGCGAATCAAAAAAGTATTGATAGCATTTATGAGGTTAAAAAAGTTTCCAACGAAAATTTTAAGAAAAAACTATCGGAAGAGGATATATATTCCCGTGCTATTTTAATTGAAAATTATGAAAAAGCACACGGCTTTTACACTGGGGAAGCCAATTTTAAAGTTACAGATGGCTTTTACGACGCGCTAAAAAACATTAATTATAAAGATACTTTAGCCTATCGCAATTCTACAGCGTATCAAAGTTTACTCGATGCGCATTTTAATAGATTGGTGCGTGAAGATACAATTAGCTCAGCTACTTCGGAAAACATATTATTTTTGAAAAAAGTAGATGAGGATTTACCAAATGGTTATGCTAAGGACAAAATTATGAGTTCGTACTTACAATTTGGGCTAAAGCCCGATGAAACGTTGGACGAAGCTTATAGTATTTACAAAAATAGCGAGCCTAATTCAGAAAACTTGGCAAAGCTTACCGAGCGCTATAATAAATTAAAAACCATTACCAAGGGTAGGCCCTCCCCTACATTTAATTATGAAAACCACAAAGGAGGAACAACGAGCTTAGAAAGTTTAAAAGGAAAATATGTATATATAGATGTATGGGCCACTTGGTGCGGACCTTGTTTACGTGAAATTCCTGCATTGAAGGAATTTGAAAAGGAATACGAAAATAAAAACGTGCAGGTTGTAAGTATTTCCATAGACGAGGCGAAAGACTACGACAAATGGAAATCTATGGTAACCGAAAAACAATTGGGCGGAATTCAGCTAATGGCAGACAACAACTGGAAATCCGCATTTGTTGATGACTACGCAATTATGGGAATCCCTCGTTTTATACTGGTAGATCCAGAAGGAAATATAGTTTCTGCAGATGCTCCCAGACCTTCAGATCCAAATTTAAAAGTATTGTTAGATCTATTGTTATAA